The DNA window CGGCCGGCCGGGATCGATGGCCGCCCTGGTGCGCGGATAACCCGTCAGCTGCGCGACGCCCTGCTCCCGCTTCAGGTAAAGCGGCATGTCGTCCGCGCCGACGGCAGCGGTCTTTCCCGCGACGGACGCCGGCCTGCGCGCCTGCGCGCCGCCGAACGTCACGTTCTTCAGGTGCTCCTCCTGCTCGACGCGGGCAAGCTCCACGGCGAAATCCTTCGCCCGCTGGAAGCGGTCGTCCGCGTTCTTTGCGAGCGCGCGGAAAAGAACGTTCTCCAGCCGTTGCGGAAGCTCCGGGTTGTATATAAGCGGGCTGGCCGGATGAACGTGCGTGATGTTGTACATCGTCTGGGTGATGTCTTTGCCCTCGAACGGCTTGCGGCGTGTCAAAAGCTCGTAACACACGACGCCGAGCGAGAAAATGTCGCTGCGGTGGTCAACCTTCGCCTTGTGGCTGCCCTGGATCTGCTCGGGCGACATGTAATTGGGAGTGCCGACTATAGAGCCTTCCTGCGAAAACGTCGCATCCTCGGAAAGCTTGACGATGCCGAAGTCGGTGATGAATATGCGGCCCTCGGCGGTTCGCACGATGTTCGCCGGCTTGATGTCGCGGTGGACGATGCCCAGCCGGTGGATGGCGTCGAGGCCGTCCGCGACCTGAAGAGCGATGTCGCTCACGTCGGAAAGCGAAAAACTCGTGCCGAGCTCCAAAAGCTCCTTGAGGTTCGAGCCCTCGATGAACTCCATCGCGATAAAGTGCCTGTCGCCATCGCGGCCCGCCTCGTAAATTTCAATCACATGCCTGTTGGCGATGCTCTTTGCCGCAGACGCTTCCGCCTCGAACCGGGCGAGCAGCTCGTTCACCTGCGACTCGGTCAGGTCTGCTTCGGGGCGGAAAACCTTGACGGCCGCGCGCCGGTTATTGTCCGGGTCGTACGCGTCGTACACGACGGCCATCGCGCCGCGGCCCGCGATTCCGCGGATTTCGTAGCGCCCGATGCGCGAAGGAAGCTGGATCGAATTCACCGGCGGGGATTATCGCGCAGCGCGGCATCGCGTTCTGGAACTCAGTCCCACATTACAAGGTATTCCTCGTTTCGCTCCATGTCGCCGCCGCACTTGGGGCAGGGGGAGGGATGGTTCCACGGCGTGATTCTGTGCTTTGCGGAGTTCGGGCAACGCGGCCGCCG is part of the bacterium genome and encodes:
- a CDS encoding protein kinase, which produces MNSIQLPSRIGRYEIRGIAGRGAMAVVYDAYDPDNNRRAAVKVFRPEADLTESQVNELLARFEAEASAAKSIANRHVIEIYEAGRDGDRHFIAMEFIEGSNLKELLELGTSFSLSDVSDIALQVADGLDAIHRLGIVHRDIKPANIVRTAEGRIFITDFGIVKLSEDATFSQEGSIVGTPNYMSPEQIQGSHKAKVDHRSDIFSLGVVCYELLTRRKPFEGKDITQTMYNITHVHPASPLIYNPELPQRLENVLFRALAKNADDRFQRAKDFAVELARVEQEEHLKNVTFGGAQARRPASVAGKTAAVGADDMPLYLKREQGVAQLTGYPRTRAAIDPGRPVYCADCGMENAAEETYCVRCGMRLLKRTEFVDELKRAGRIAPHPLIPLYYIIVNALAVGVLVLLVWLLLKSG